The sequence CTGTTCTCAACCATCAACCAGAATCCCGAAAAAGTGAGGTTCTCTTTGTTGCCTCAGATGCCGGAATTTCTCGGTCGTCTCCAGAGTAGCTAACTACCAATTAACTCCACCGAACTTGTAACCGTCACTATCTTTGAAGCTCTCGATGACCAATAGGGAGGGTTCCGGACACTTACCACACCAAGGCACGGGTTGTACGCAGCGTCACACAACGCTTGAAACCACCTCCCAACCAAGCAAAGAGGTTGTAAGAAATTTTGTTAACAGCTGACGCAACCGCCAAATGCTAACACGTAACACCGTAACCGCTACGGTTAAGAGTGGAACCTATCAAAGGTATTTGAAAATCAGCCAAACGCTTACACACCGTAATAAGCATAGATAGCACTTGTGCACGGTGAGTTTAGATGGAGCACCACCGCCGAATTCGAGTCTAGCTTCGAGCTCACCAACTTCCCTGCAGTACTATCACCTGATCACCTCTCTTTCTTTCAGCTGAATCTCTCACTAGTCTTATGAATGATCTGATTCCTATTTGTTTCCTTCCTTTTGATCAAGTAGTGCCCACTATGAtccacatcacaacctcttATGCGTTGTCTCAGGGTGTATAAAGGGTTAAACCAATTGTTTCCTCCGAGTTAAACTGTCAGGAAGTTGTTtctgttattttcttttttcataGTGGAATCAAATTGGTAAGGTATAAATGAAATTGCTTCATGTCCAGTGCTATTAGCCTGCTGTAATTATTTGACTTTCATGTTCATGTTTGGTCAATTAATATGGCATATCAGTGTTAATGCGAGAGGTGTGACCCTAAGGGATGACTGAGAAAGTTTCCGAGCACAAGCAGGGTATAGTTTTCTTCCCCCTTATATATCATAAACAGTACATGCCAAGAAAGAATAGACACATATACACAATGCTCAATGACTGTAATCTTATATGTAAATCAAACTAAAAGAAACTCAAGGTCCTAAAATTATGAAGCGAGTTGACGAAAGCAAATGGCTGTAGTGTGACAGCCTTCTTCAGCCAATTACCTCTGAGCTCGAGTCATCAGAAGGCCATATCACGGTCTCCATGAGGCGCTCACGCATCAAAGCCAAGTTCTCATCGGATATGTCTTGGTATATCTTCCCATGGTCGCATTTCTACAAGCAACAACAAAACTATACATGATTAGTTTTGAGTATCTTCTGGTTCACATGGCAAAACCGGAGAGGCGGGAGATTGTACCTTGATCCACTTGCCATACAAGTGGAGCCGCGTGATCATCACTCTTTCCGCAAGCTCCTGATTTTCCTACAAGTAAGTTAATGACAAACTGTCAACTCCCTAAAGTAAGAAGAACTGTCAACACAAAGGCTAATCCAAACCCTTTTATAAATACTAGAGTCCTCACTAACTGCTCTCTAACCACCTCATCAGAGCTACAATCAGCTACAAACAGTCCTACGCTAGATATAGTAGAGACCTGCTGCTTAACTTATTCAACTAGGCTTATAGGATTACCTTGCCGAGTTTGCGGAGGAAACGTTTACCATCGGTTGGTCTGTTTGATACGACGTAACTGTTGTAAAACAAAAGCAGACACATAAAGATCAGATTCCAAAAAATGATCACTTAACATGACTAACCCCGGTCTCTTAGCCGGGGTTCTTAACTCATAATTTTGacacttttttatttattttttgttttttatattttttggtgaagaaatttaagaaaatcTATGAACCATCTCTTAGCCGAAGCTAAGGACCCCAGTTAAGAGACTGaggttaatcatggtctaagtgtttttttgtttatgcaatcctaataaaaaaatttcagatTTAGATCATGGAGAGAAGCAATAAGAAACTCACTTGTAGAACCAAGTGTATCGAGGAGGATTCATTTCATAGAGCTGATGAAGAACCGTCCTCACAGCTTTGTAAGTGAAATAGTTAATAAGTTGCTGCAAAACAAGAAAAGTCAAGAGACATAAACATTTTGACTCTTCTCAAAAAGACGATCTTTCTCACCGTTTTGACATCTCCAAAGGTATCATCATAGTTCCCAGCAACGTCCTCACTCACAATCAAGAGCTTCTTTTTGCTCCTCCGATTCGCTATCCTCGGTACACGCTTCGAAGAAAGCCTGAAAACAATGCCCGAACCAGTAAAAGAGCTCCCAAGTTCCAGCTTTCTTGTACTGCCAAGGATCTTCTTCTTGCTCCTCGTGTGAGCATCCTTACATAAACATGAATCCATCACCGATGAGTTAACAACAAACAGAGCACCCACCATTACTCCAAACAGcacaaagatcaaaactttttCCCCCTTTTTCGATCAGAAATCAAGAAACAGTTGGTGGAACAATGGTAAGAATCAGAGCAAGAACAAAACAGAGAAACAgaacaaaagagagagaagacacGAGTTGGGTGTGTAAGATGGAAAATGGCCGTTGAATACTAGCCAGTCAAAATCAGGGACAAGTtctttagatattttattatatttttttttttttctaaagataTGATTAACCTTGGTCTCTTGGCCCGTTCTTAACTCATTATTTGacacttttttttaaacatttttttggcTAAGAGACAGttcttatatcttttatttaagtagcgatttttatatatcttattCAAGAAacgattcttaattttttttagttaaaatataagaaaaactaaaaaccgtCTCTACCAACAATGCAAAAGCAAAGTAGAAAACCACCGGGTGGGCTTACGGGTTCACATGGACACGTTTGTACTTATTGTCTTATTGTAACTTTGCGTAAATGAGGAACAACACCAAAGTAATGGACAACCTATATAGCACATGGCCATCTCAAAAGGAAGAGAGTCGCAACAGCCACGAGTTCGAGCTCAATGTACACGTGAATGGTCTCGAACTAAAAACGTGTTCTTAGTATTATAATGGTATGTGAATGggtgaaaaaaaaacagtttttcgATCGGATCTATGTGTAATGATTCTACTTGAAATGATCTATGTTCTTAGAATGCACCTTCAACTCTGTTATGACATACATTATACAACTAAAATAGTAGTCGGGAACTTGAACGGCCAGAGTCTTATTTTGGTGGTGATGAACGAACTCGGGAAACATTTAGTCATGTTGTCTAGATACAGATTTTTTTTCGTGGAAACGTATATGTACAAAGTTGACTGACTAACACTCGACTCCACCGTTGTGTGGTGTTGAGTGATTGTTGAGAGTAGTTACTCGGTGATTAGCATCTCAGCTTCATTCATCATTCCTGGAAGCTGCCCTTttcaaaaagtaaaacaaaaacttCTGTTAGTCAGGTGCGGCTGGTTTTAAAAGGATCTAAGGCAATAAACACTCagagaaaccaaaccaaaagcCATAACATTAGATCGAGGCTTGTGAATAGCATTCAAACAAACAGCATTTCAGGTTTATCAGCTACCTCTTAGGCTACCACTACGAGCTAAATTAGCAAAAAGAGAAGCTAATTAACCAGATACTTTCAGTTTCAACGGAATGCAACCTATCTACGATTCAAAAACAGCTATGAGAAAGTATCTTCTCTTATTGTCTCAAAAGAGATGATCTTTTAAAACCCTTTTTCAAGCTTTTT comes from Brassica rapa cultivar Chiifu-401-42 chromosome A02, CAAS_Brap_v3.01, whole genome shotgun sequence and encodes:
- the LOC103851304 gene encoding chaperonin-like RbcX protein 2, chloroplastic, with the translated sequence MVGALFVVNSSVMDSCLCKDAHTRSKKKILGSTRKLELGSSFTGSGIVFRLSSKRVPRIANRRSKKKLLIVSEDVAGNYDDTFGDVKTQLINYFTYKAVRTVLHQLYEMNPPRYTWFYNYVVSNRPTDGKRFLRKLGKENQELAERVMITRLHLYGKWIKKCDHGKIYQDISDENLALMRERLMETVIWPSDDSSSEVIG